In Candidatus Omnitrophota bacterium, the genomic window CAAACCCTACAAACGCAATAACCATACTCATCGTTTTAACCCTGCTTTCTTACTCATCGACTGCTCATGCTGAGTTGACGAACGACATGTCCGCGGATGTGGTGATAGGCCAGCCGGATTTTAGAACGACCAGCGCCGGGACTACGCAGCGTAACTTAAACGCGCCGCACGGTATTTTTACGGACGGCCAACGGCTTTTTGTCACCGAAGTCAATAATAATCGCGTTATGATATGGAATTCCATCCCTGTTTTAAACGATGCCCCCGCGGATATCGTCCTGGGGCAGGCCGTGTTTACAACGTCGGCAGCCGGGACGGGCCGGAGCGGGCTTAACGGGCCCAGAGGCGTCTGTTACGCCGGGGGAAAATTATTCGTCGCGGACTGGGGGAATAACCGTATCCTAATATGGAATACGCTTCCCACCGTCAATAACGCGCCCGCGGATGTCGTGGTAGGCCAGCCCGATTTCGATACCGTATCTTCCGGCGTGTCCCAAAGTAAGATGTACAGGCCCAATATGCTCCATTCCGATGGGAAAACGCTCATAGTTCCCGACGAATATAATAACAGGGTCCTGATATTCAAATCGATACCGGTATCGAACGGCGCCCCAGCAGATAACGTAATAGGACAGGCCGATTTTACGACTAATTCACAGGGCACAGCCAGGGACAAGATAGACCGCCCAAACTCGTTGTTTTTTGACAGCCAGAGGTTGTTCATATCCGAGTATGACAATAATCGTATCCTTATTTACAATTCAATCCCTTCCTTTAACGGCGCTCCAGCGGATATCGTCCTGGGACAGCCGGACTTTACAACTTCCTCTTCGGGGCTCGGCCCTGATAGGTTCCATATCCCCGGCAAGGTTTTTTCGGACGGTAAACGTCTTTATGTGCCCGATGTTAATAACAACAGAATACTCGTTTGGAATAATATGCCGCTTTCTAATGGCGCTTCTGCGGATATGGTGATCGGCCAGCGCGACTTTTTTTCCAACGGGGTCAACCAGGGCGGCAGCGCGAATGCCAATACAATTTCGGCTCCGATAAATGTGACCTCCGACGGCAAAAGACTGATAGTTTCCGAATTTACAACCAACAACCGCGCTCTCATCTACAACATCGGCGGCTCATCCATCAAACAGGGCCCCCAGTTCGACCAGGGGAAAGCCCTGATAGGCAAGGTCTTCAACGACGTGAACGGTAACGGGATGCAGGACACATACGAACAAACGAATGAACAAATTAACGAATTAACGGATAAACGAACCAACGAATTAACAAACGAACGAATAAACGAATTAACGAATAAACGAATAAACGAATTAACGAATAAACGAATAAACGAATTAACGAATAAACGAATATCCGAACCCGGTATCGAGGGTGTCAAAGTCGCCACCGACACCGGCATCTACGCCATAACAGACCCGGACGGTAAGTATCACTTCCCCTATATAGAGGTAGGCCAGCATCTCTTAAAGATAGACGAATCAACTCTTCCTGAAGGCTCAACAATAACTACAGATAACCCCTATCATGTAACAGTAACAGAAGGTGTCCT contains:
- a CDS encoding NHL repeat-containing protein — its product is MNLTNPTNPITLKRYNATNPTNPTNPTNAITILIVLTLLSYSSTAHAELTNDMSADVVIGQPDFRTTSAGTTQRNLNAPHGIFTDGQRLFVTEVNNNRVMIWNSIPVLNDAPADIVLGQAVFTTSAAGTGRSGLNGPRGVCYAGGKLFVADWGNNRILIWNTLPTVNNAPADVVVGQPDFDTVSSGVSQSKMYRPNMLHSDGKTLIVPDEYNNRVLIFKSIPVSNGAPADNVIGQADFTTNSQGTARDKIDRPNSLFFDSQRLFISEYDNNRILIYNSIPSFNGAPADIVLGQPDFTTSSSGLGPDRFHIPGKVFSDGKRLYVPDVNNNRILVWNNMPLSNGASADMVIGQRDFFSNGVNQGGSANANTISAPINVTSDGKRLIVSEFTTNNRALIYNIGGSSIKQGPQFDQGKALIGKVFNDVNGNGMQDTYEQTNEQINELTDKRTNELTNERINELTNKRINELTNKRINELTNKRISEPGIEGVKVATDTGIYAITDPDGKYHFPYIEVGQHLLKIDESTLPEGSTITTDNPYHVTVTEGVLTKVSFAVKLPPERINEQTNKRINEPLLKVSVSQDPVMLKPRLLISHKIVTSEPTTKRTNELTDKRTNELIEFTITCNYHPFIVKSNIKLYDKDYNLIKTIDLPNPIPSTYTLPISDLSFQTNKRINEPTNERIYYQLSVYDKNNKEDRTGVGEIAIK